Genomic window (Prevotella melaninogenica ATCC 25845):
CTCATAATGTGATTATGGACTGGTATCGTGCGCAGCGTGCAGATAAAGTGATTGATGCCCCTAAGGATAATGACCTATCTAATGTTGGTGGTGATGATACTGTTATTGATAACATTGAGTGTCAATTCATTAACAGTCAGACACTCTCTGATGTAAAACGAATGATGAACCTTCTTCCTGCAACACAGCGTGAAGTGGTATTTATGCGTTTTTACCAAGAGATGTCTTTTAAAGAGATTGCTGAGACGACGGGTGTTAGCATTAACACCAGCCTTGGGCGTATGCGTTACGCCATATTCAACTTGCGGAGAATGGTTCGTGAACACAAAGTAAGTTTGCAACTAACATAAGAACAAATAGTTCTTTTCTTAACGATACAAAACGCCCTCACTTATCTCTTAACTATCACGTTAAGAACAAGTGAGGGTATCTTTTATACCTTATAATTATCTATGTAATTGTTTGAGTGAATGGATAGTTGCCTTAGGATCTGCAGCCTTAAAGACATAACTGCCACTAACAAGAATGTCGACACCAGCTTCAACCAAACGAGGAGCCGTGTCAGCCTGTACACCGCCATCAACCTCTATCAGAGCTTTACTACCTTCACGGTCAATCAACTGACGAAGGCGTTGTACTTTCTTGATACTGCTCTCTATGAATTTCTGTCCACCAAAGCCTGGGTTTACACTCATGAGCTGAACGATATCCACATCACCAATGATATCCTCAAGTACATTGACAGGTGTTGAAGGATTAAGCGTCACACCAGCTTTCATACCAGCAGCATGAATCGCTTGTATCGTTCGATGTAAATGAACACAAGCCTCATACTGAACATTCATGATAGCTGCACCAGTGTCAGCTGTCTGTTGAATATAGTTCTCTGGATGAACAATCATAAAGTGTACGTCCATTGGCTTCTTACATGCCTTACCTACTGCTTCAAGCACAGGAAAGCCAAAAGAGATATTAGGCACAAAGACACCATCCATTACATCCATGTGAAGCCAATCAGCCTCACTTTCATTAATCATTTCAATCTCCTTATCCAAATGAAGGAAGTCAGCGGAGAGCAGGGAAGGTGATACTATTATTTCCATATAAATATTAATTCAAACAGAAGGTTTGCATCTTCCCATTGATTTTAATAACACGATAGGTATAAGCTATCTGTCGGATAATATTAAGCGTCTTCTCAGACGGCTTAAGTTCTTCGGAAGTAAATATTCTAACCATAGGCCAAAAATAAGTTGTTGAGAGTTATATGTCTTCTAAACGCTATCTAAAAGATATTATTATATCTTCCTACAAGAATATTTTCACTTTGAACCCAAATCTCTAAGTTTGCAATATAAATTACAAACTTAGAGATTTGGATTAAATACATTAAGTTTTTTATAGGAATACTCTTGAATCATTCCTCTTAATTCGTCTTTCCTCTAAATAAAAGAGCTTTTCTTTAATTCACAAGCGTATAATTCGATAATTTTATGTAAGTTTGTAGCGTAAAAGAATTTGAGATTTTTATATCTATATGATTATAAAGGTATGCGGCATGCGTGATGCCCACAATATTCACGAAGTTTCTCAACTTGCCATAGACTGGGTGGGATTGAATTTCCTTCCTAAAAGCGAACGTTACGTTAGTCAGATATCGTCATGTGCTGGTATTATTCCCGATTATGGGACGCTGTCTGCCTTATCTGCACATGAATCATCTCAACAGCAACAAAGACCTACTCTTTGTGGAGTCTTTGCTGATGACATGCCACAGAATATTGTTACACGTGTTGTAAACTTCAATCTTGATATTGTCCAACTTAATGGAGAAGAAAGTATGGTGATGATTGATAATCTTCGCCGCACCCTTGACCCAGACATTCATGCTGGAATAAAGATTATGAAGCGTATTGTTATTACAAAGCGTGAGGACATTGAGAAATACAAAGAATATGTAGAAGGGGTTGATTATTTCCTCTTTGACATCCAAGATAATCTAAAGGATTGGAGCATTTTGGGAGCATATGAAGGGAAAGCTCCTTTCCTTGTAAGTGGGAATATTGGTGCCGAAGATATTGACAAGATTAAAAGCTTTTCTCATCCCCAGTTCTATGGTATCAGTGTGAACGAGAAGTTTGAGACAGCACCAGCGGTAAAGGATGTTGCTTTACTAAAGGACTTTCTTGAGAAGGTAAAGTAAGTCTATTGATTAGAAGGTTGATACACGAATGAAAACAAATTGTGTTATCATTGATAACTACGATTCTTTCACCTATAATCTTGTTCATCTCATAAAGGAATTAGGAGTTGATGTAACGGTAGTTCGCAACAATCAGTTCTCCCTTGAAGATTTGAATAACTACGATCGTATTGTTTTAAGTCCTGGCCCTGGGGTTCCTTCAGAAGCTGGCTTACTATTGGACGTTATTCATCGTTACGCTGGGGTAAAGCCTATCTTGGGCGTTTGCTTAGGACATCAAGCCATTGGTGAGGTATTCGGAGCAAAGTTGAAGAATTTGTCTGATGTTTTCCATGGTGTAACAACGGAAACCACACAAATCGTTGAAACGCCATTGTTTGCTGGTTTGCCTAAAACCTTTCTCGTGGGACGCTATCATAGTTGGGTCGTAGAGAAAACAAACTTCCCCGATTGCTTAGAAATAATAGCCGAAAGCAAAGAAGGACTTATCATGGCATTACGCCATAGAACGCATAACATCTATGGCATCCAATTCCACCCAGAGAGCGTTCTAACACCAGATGGGAAAAGGATTATGGCTAATTGGTTACACATCTAACAAATAATTATTCTTGTACAAACTATGACAACAGCAGCAAGCTATATAGACGGAGTCATTGATGATGGAACGCCTTGGTATGCAGTGAGGCTATTCACACTGAAGCTTGAAGAGGTGAGAACCTACTTTACAAGTCATGGCTTGGAATGTTTCGTTCCAGAACAATATGTCGATATAGAAGGACATGATGGCAAACCCCACTCTATTCTTCGTCCTGTTGTTCGCAATCTTATCTTTGTTAAGAAACCTGGAGAAGACATTTCATTTCAGAAGATTGTACAAGAAGCCAACTATAAGATTAGCGTTGTAAAGAAAGCTAAGGATTCACAAGAGTATGCACTTATCCCACACGACCAGATGTATGAGTTCCGTTTGATGTGTAATCCAGAGATAACGATGCGTAAGTTCCTATCTTCAGACGAGGCACAAATGAAAGCTGGGGACGAGGTTCTTGTTAAGTTTGGACCATTAAAGGGGATGATTGGGCGATTAGTTCGCTCAAGCAAGAAGTATTATCTCCTAAAAGAAATCCCTGGCATAGGGGTAATGCTCAAGGTTTCTCGCTGGTGCTGTGTTTCAATGGAGGAGAAATAAGTCCCATATCAGTTTTACTATACACTTTATACCATACCACACTAAGATATTGTACATTATAACAACTACCCCCTACTCCCTTAAACCAAACTCCTAATAACCTTCATTAGAGAAAAATAATATCAGATGACATTTCAAAATATTGCTATCCGATAACAAAAAAACACTCATATAGCACAGCTGATAGATTTACCAGTTTGCTATATGAGCGTTAGGCGTATGTTATAAAAGACTTACTTAGCTTTCACTTCTTCAGCAACAGCCTTTACAGCCTTTTTAGCAGAAGTTTTCTTGACAGGTTTCTTTGCTGCAGTTTTTGATGTAGTAGCCTTCTTCGCTGACGATTTTTTCTCTAACTGCGCACGAAGTTTATCACCTTCAACTTCCAATTTGTCAACCTTTGCTTGAAGATTACTAATATCATTAGTTCTCATTTCAATCTCATCGCCCTGGTTGCGGATAGTGGTAAGCAAGCTATTCAACTCCTCATTATCAATATCAGCAGGATAAAGCGTATTGACACGATTCAAGAAGTCGCCAAGAATATTCATATAATTGGTGAAGGCATCAAATGGACTATCATAGATACCACGATCCATTCCAACACGTGAAGGTTTGGTTGACATAAAGCGGAAGTTGTCACTTGCCTGCAAATAGTCCCAGTCTTGATTGATACGTGGGTCGTTAGCAATACGTACACGATCAGCAATACTATACAACTTGTTAAAAGCTTCACGCTGCATTGGATTGCCCAACCATGTGCTGACATCACGTTCTTCATCCATCCAACTCAAGGTATCTGGCACATAGAGATTGTCAACGCTCTTCAATTTCATGCAAATTTCAGTTGGAGTTGAGAAAGTAATACCCTGCTGCTTAGCACAAACTGGTAACGCCTTAAAGAACTCAAGGATATTACTTGACAATGGCTGTTCTATACCAAGTGCTGAAAGATTCATAAAGATACCGATTACCTGCTCCTCCTCTGGGAGTGCTACAATCTGTGCCATATATGTATCAGCAAACAATGGATAGCCATCCCAATCTGAATTATTGAAACGCAATGAGATATCATCACTCAACTTCACATCACGCAACAGAAGTTTTAAGTTAGGAGCAAGAGCACAGTTGTATACATAATGTGGACTCTTCCAACCCAAGACATGCTTTGCGCCCTCTGTCAACATTCCCTTAAAGCCCATCTGAGAAGCTATCAAACCAATATCGTCACTATAAATAAGTGATGAGTTACGCAATATCTTTGGTGTCTGACCAAAGTATTCCTTAATCTTCTGAGCCTGACGCTTTACTTCAGACTTAAAGCTTTCCTCATTAGCTAATGATGCTAAACCATGAGAGTAAGGTTCTGCAAGAAATTCTACACATCCTGTATTATTCAGTTCTTGCAGTTTTTCAAGCACCTGTGGAGCATGCATTTCAAGTTGCTCAATACCCACACCCGAAAGAGAGAAGGCTACCTTAAATGCTTTCCCATTGTCTTTAATCATCTGCAACAGCGTATCCAATGCTGGCATATAGCTTCTCTCAGCGATTTCTGATACAGAACGTTCGTTCTCAAAATCGTCATAATAATAATGGTCGGTACCAATATCAAAGAAGCGGTAGCGTTTCAGGTGAATTACCTGGTGTATCTCGAAATATAAACAGATTGTTTTCATTATCTTTTTGTTTTAGTTTTAAAAAGGTTATTAGTACTCTCAGGGCTTTTACTGCCAGCCCAAGGTACGAAGGTAGAGTTCACGAATCCACGCACCAACCTTCTCCCATGTTATCTGGTCCACTTCCCGCTTACCCTCTACGGAGAGATAATCGAAAAGGCTCTCATTATGACAAATGGAGTAAATAGCATCAGCAAGCGCATGAATATCCCAATAGTCTACCTTGATGCAGTTGCTAAGAATTTCTGCACAACCGCTCTGTTTTGAAATGATACTCGGTGTACCACATTGCATTGCCTCCAAAGGAGAGATACCAAAAGGCTCACTGACTGACGGCATAACATAGACATCAGAGGCCTTCAAACACTCATAAACCTGCTTCCCACGCATAAAACCAGGGAAATGTAAACGATCCGCAATACCTCTTTCAGCAGCAAGATAAATCATCTGGTCCATCATATCACCTGAGCCTGCCATACAGAAACGAACGTTACGTGTACGATGTAACACCATATTGGCAGCCTCAACAAAGTATTCTGGCCCTTTCTGCATAGTCAAACGACCAAGGAAAGTAACAATCTTCTCCTTACCCTTATGGTCAGGACGTGGGATATCAACAATCTCCTGTGGCAAAGGATAAACGGCATTATGAACCGTAAACACCTTGCGTGGGTCCTGATGATACTGATTTATTACCGTCTGGCGTGTAAGTTCTGATACACACATAATGCAATCAGCATTGTCCATACCATCCTTTTCTATACCATATACGGTTGGATTAACCTTACCACGTGAACGGTCGAAGTCGGTTGCATGTACATGAATACACAAAGGCTTACCTGACACACGCTTGGCATGAATACCAGCAGGATAAGTCAACCAGTCGTGTGCATGAATAATATCGAAATCATATGTACGTGCAACAACACCAGCAATAATCGAATAATTATTAATCTCCTCGTGCAGATTTGAAGGATAACCTCCTGCAAAATCCATTGCGCCAAGGTCGTTGACGTTCATATAATTGAAGTCAGCATAAATATGCTCACGCAACTTGTAGTAAAGTTCTGGTGACATAATATTGCCAAGACGACTCTTTACATAATCATAACCCAATTCACGATAAGCGATAGGCACATGATTCATTGCTACAATCTCAGCATAAGTATGGTCTTCATCACCAAAAGGATGTGGCAAACAGAGAATCGTCTCAACATCACCCTGTGCATGCAGACCTTCTGAAATACCAAAGTTAGCAGTTGCTAAACCACCATATACATGAGGAGGATACTCCCATCCAAACATTAAAACTTTCATACTGGTTCCTCCTCTTAAAATTTATACTTCTCAAGTAATTCTAACGTACGAAGCACCTCAGCTACGTTCATGGCAAAGGAGATAGCTCCACGTCCATTAAACGGTGGATTACCGTCGAAGAGTTCAGGTAGTGTACTAAGACAATGGTTAATCATCTCATCTTCATAACCTACCAACTGACGTTCTACAAAGCTCAGACGTGTCTGCTTATAAAGCTTCAAGCAGGCCTCAAGATAGAAGCCACCCAACCATGGCCAAGCTGTTCCTTGATGATAGGCAAGGTCGCGTTGACTCTGTGGACCAGTATACATCGGATTATATCCACCACTCTTTGGAGAAAGCGAACGCAGTCCCTTTGGTGTAAGTAGCTCTCGTGTACAAACATCTAAGACTCCCCTCCTCTGCTTTTGGTCAAGTGGAGAATAATCAAGTGCTACAGCAAACACCATATTAGGGCGTACACTCCAGTCAACCATTCTACCATCAACATAGTCATAAAGGTAGCCATACTCATTGAGGAATGTTTCAACAAATGAAACCTTACATTTCTCTGCAAGTGCATCAAGTTCGTTTGCGCGCTCTTCATTACCACTCTCCATCTCCATTGCGGCTGTAAAGCGTAGTGCATTGTACCATAGCGCATTAAACTCTACGATATACCCAGAGCGTGGAACAACTGGTTGACCATTATTCATAGAATTCATCCATGTAATCGCTTCTCCCTTTGCATCAGCATAGAGCAATCCATTCGTATCTAAAGTGAGGTTTGGATGCTTACTTGCTAAGAGATAATCAACGATATCACGAATCAAACCCATGTAGAGTTTTCTACAACGCTCCTTACCAGCCTCCTTAGCATACTGTTGTATAGCCCACACGCACCAAAGAGGAACGTCTGGTTTCTCCATCTCGTATATCTTCACGCTGAGTGGCTTACCTTCCATAAACTCACGTAATCCCTTTGCAGCGGTCTCCATTACCAGTTCGAAGTAATCTTGTTCTTCGATACTCAAAGTAAGTCCTGGTAAAGCAATGAATTGATCACGAGCACGACACTTGAACCAAGGATAGCCTGCAAGAATATAACGCTCATCGTTCTTTGTACGATTATGGAACTGATGAGCAGCATTAACAAGGCAGTGGAAGAAGTTATCACGTGGACTACGTGACTCCACTTCCTTATCAAACAGATTCTTCAAAGTTGATGTACGACATTCTGCCGTTGATGCTGCAAAGACAATACTTTCGCCCTTGCTGATATTCATCTCAAAATAGCCAGGAACATAAAGGTCCTCATTAGAAGCATAACCACGCTCCTGCTCCTTTGGATATTCCAATCCACGATACCAGTAGGGTTCAAAGTGAAACTCATTCTTCTTTGAGAACTGCATAAAAAGCGATGGATAACCAGCATACATACACGTGCTGATACCATTATCCACAACCTCATACGAACGATTAGCAGCACCATTTTCATGAGTAAACTGGCGAACACTACGAAAGGCAAGGAATGGGCGGAACTGCAAAGTAGTCTTTGAGTGAGCCTCTAATAAAGTATAACGGATTAAAATACGGTCTTCATAATGCTGGAAGACAACCTCTTTTTTTAACAAGACACCACCTACCCTATAAAGCGTAGTTGGCACAGTATCACAGTCAAATTCACGAATATACTTATGTCCTTGTGGACTAAAGTTATTGCCCTGATACTTGTGCAAACCCAGATTGAAAGAGGCACCATGCTGAATGACGGTAGGGTCGAGCGAACTCAGCAGTACGTGATTCTCGTCGTCCAGTTCAGGAACAGGAACAACAAGCAGTCCATGGTACTTGCGTGTGTTACAATCAACAATCGTCGAGCAAGAATAGGCACCAGAGCGATTCGTTCGTAACAGCTCTCTGGGAAGCGAATCTTGAAGATTGGTCATCAGAGCTTTTTCAAATTTTAAGTAGCTCATGTCTTTTAAGGTTTATTGTTTGGTTTTTATTTATCCTTTGGTAGAAGTCTTTACAGACTTTGCCCTTCGGCTCTTCAAAGATACAAATATTTTTCATAATGGCATCATAAAGTAAGATAATATTTTCAATTATTAGTGTACAATAAAACATTCCTCTACAAGTCTCCCATTCTCATCTTCGAAATATTCTGTTTTCTTGTGTTTGCAGTTATAATACTTAATAGAATGAGAAGGGTAATATAGCTCTTATTACAAATTTACTTTTAATTTAATTTGCTGTCATTTTAACATTCTCATAGAACTAACTGTAAACTAATTTGTTAGCATCTTATACGAGATGACAGAAGTGACAGCAAATTTGATTTTTCTTTCAACTGGTTTATCAGTGCTTGAACATATTTAAATCCAAACCAATCATTAGACTACAATGTTTCAGAATTTCTTGTTTTTGTGTTGTTTCCTAACCAAGAAAGTCCTATTTTTTTTTAGAGTAAAATATAACATTTTTCGTAACAACAATCTGCGCTTATCCAAACAATAGATTGCAGAATGTTTAGCATACAAGACCATGCGTACTAAGCACCAACACCATGTGTGCGAAGCCTCCGCACATATTGTGCGGGGCAATAAAACGTTAGCAAAAAAGGTAAGAAGAGAGTAACTACTATCTCTATAATAAGAGAGAGAATGCCACTAAAACCTACGTACACGAAAACACTTTGCTGAGCACTCATAACCAGCGTTCAACATTTCTATAAGTAGTTTAGACAAAATCTATAACTATTTAATAGTAAAAGGTTAATCTGGAATAAGAAAGTTTATAACTTCTTTCTCAACACCAATCGTAAACGTACCAACAGGCGTGCCATTCAAGCGTCGACCATCAACACTGACTGGTGTGTGCTCAGCTATTTGTCCACTCAGCTCCTGCGTTCTATATGGCATCACATTACGATGATTCAATATCTTATCTCGCAACAAGAGATACATTCCTTCCATTGCTTGCCACAGCTTTGGCTGAGAAACGATGGAAACATCGAGCAGACCATTATAAGGTACAGCATTCGGGGTCTGCCCATAACCCTGGGCATTACCAATACAAACAGTCATCAGACGCTGTTTTATACTATCTGCATTGATTTTCAGCGACATGAAATAATCCATACGCTGGAACATTAGTAGGAAGCAAGAGAGGATGAAGGAGATTGTGCGGGATATAAAAAGGTGGCGCAAACGGCGACGAAGACTCATGATATTTGCCACCATACCAATGTTTACACAGTTAAGAAAATATCGCCGGCAACGCTCATTCTTCTTATTCTCGTAGTGAATACAGCCAACATCTACTCGTCTTACACGCTTCTGCTTAAGCCAAACAATCGTCTGTTCTAAGTGTGACTCATCGAAACCCCAGAAGTGTGCAAAGTCATTTAACACGCCATTCGGGATAACACCCAACGTAATACGCTCACGCTCTTCTGGTTCTAAGAGCATGAGATAGTTGACCGCATCATTTAACGCAGAGTCACCGCCATAGATAATAATAGTTTTATAACCATTACTAATCAGCATCCGCACGAGTCTATCCACACTACGTGGATTCTCACTTTGCACCATATCATACTGTATGTTGTGTGCTTGCAGACAGCGTTCAGCTTGTTCCCAACGCTTTACTGGATTACCAAGTAATCCTCCCTTCGGACAATAAATGATGCCCCATCTTCCTTCCTCTACCATAAACTCAATATTTCTTCAACTTTATCTTCCATCTTTTGTGCAGCATTTACCCAATGAATCGTAAAGCCACGACGCTCCATACCACGAAACCACGTCATCTGTCGCTTAGCAAACTGATGAATGGCGATTTCTAACTGTCGGAACATCTCATTGTAAGACAGCTTTCCTATGAGATACTCTGTTACAAACTTATATTCCAAACCATAATAGATAAGGTCTTCTGCAGGTATACCCTGCTTCAGTAATCCTTCTACCTCGCCAACCATTCCTTCTTCAAGACGTGCTTTTAAGCGGTTGGTTATTTTCTTTCTTCGTGCTTCACGATCTATGTCTACACCTATTATTAATGACTCAATTGGTGGACATTGCCGCTCTTCTGTTGGCTTTGTGAGATTATAAGTTTCAATCTCTATCGCACGAATAGCACGCTGACAAGAGTCAACATCCGTCTTGTTGTGCATGACGGAATGATTCTTTTTCTTCAGTTCAACCAACATTGCCGTCAATTCTTCAAGCGACTTTTCCTCCAACGCCTTACGAAGTTCAGGATTCTGTGGCACTGGCGAAAGGCTATAACCCTTCAGCACAGCTTCAATATAAAGACCTGTACCGCCGCAGAGAATAGGCAACACTCCCCTACTCCGTATATCTTCATAACTATCAAGGAAATCCTGTTGATAGCGAAAAAGATTATACTTCGTACCGGGTTCACATATATCTATAAGGTGATAAGGTATTGCATGCCCCTCAACTGTGTAATCAGCCAAGTCTTTACCCGTACCAATATCCATGCCACGATAGACCTGACGGCTATCTGCACTGATGATTTCAGCGTTAAGCCGAGCAGCCAAATGCGCAGCAAGTTCGGTCTTACCCGAAGCCGTAGGACCAAGAATGGTTATCATACGCTTGTCAAGAGCTATACCTGCAGCCGTACCCTCACCTATCTGTTCGTTCTTCATGTCGCAAAGATAACAAAAAAATCCCTGCCAGCAAGCTGACAGGGACTATTATTTTATCCGTCAACCACTCTCTATGCAAGAGAGGATTGCAGATGACCTTCCGGTTGGTATTACTTCAACTCTGCGAAGTACTTGAT
Coding sequences:
- a CDS encoding sigma-70 family RNA polymerase sigma factor, with protein sequence MKNLNEMTDEQLALSYIEGSNDAFDLLLSRNQSKLFSYILFVVRDRDAADDLFQETFVKIITKLQQGRYSPTGKFSAWIMRIAHNVIMDWYRAQRADKVIDAPKDNDLSNVGGDDTVIDNIECQFINSQTLSDVKRMMNLLPATQREVVFMRFYQEMSFKEIAETTGVSINTSLGRMRYAIFNLRRMVREHKVSLQLT
- the rpe gene encoding ribulose-phosphate 3-epimerase; the encoded protein is MEIIVSPSLLSADFLHLDKEIEMINESEADWLHMDVMDGVFVPNISFGFPVLEAVGKACKKPMDVHFMIVHPENYIQQTADTGAAIMNVQYEACVHLHRTIQAIHAAGMKAGVTLNPSTPVNVLEDIIGDVDIVQLMSVNPGFGGQKFIESSIKKVQRLRQLIDREGSKALIEVDGGVQADTAPRLVEAGVDILVSGSYVFKAADPKATIHSLKQLHR
- a CDS encoding phosphoribosylanthranilate isomerase translates to MIIKVCGMRDAHNIHEVSQLAIDWVGLNFLPKSERYVSQISSCAGIIPDYGTLSALSAHESSQQQQRPTLCGVFADDMPQNIVTRVVNFNLDIVQLNGEESMVMIDNLRRTLDPDIHAGIKIMKRIVITKREDIEKYKEYVEGVDYFLFDIQDNLKDWSILGAYEGKAPFLVSGNIGAEDIDKIKSFSHPQFYGISVNEKFETAPAVKDVALLKDFLEKVK
- a CDS encoding anthranilate synthase component II, with product MKTNCVIIDNYDSFTYNLVHLIKELGVDVTVVRNNQFSLEDLNNYDRIVLSPGPGVPSEAGLLLDVIHRYAGVKPILGVCLGHQAIGEVFGAKLKNLSDVFHGVTTETTQIVETPLFAGLPKTFLVGRYHSWVVEKTNFPDCLEIIAESKEGLIMALRHRTHNIYGIQFHPESVLTPDGKRIMANWLHI
- a CDS encoding UpxY family transcription antiterminator → MTTAASYIDGVIDDGTPWYAVRLFTLKLEEVRTYFTSHGLECFVPEQYVDIEGHDGKPHSILRPVVRNLIFVKKPGEDISFQKIVQEANYKISVVKKAKDSQEYALIPHDQMYEFRLMCNPEITMRKFLSSDEAQMKAGDEVLVKFGPLKGMIGRLVRSSKKYYLLKEIPGIGVMLKVSRWCCVSMEEK
- a CDS encoding alpha-amylase — translated: MKTICLYFEIHQVIHLKRYRFFDIGTDHYYYDDFENERSVSEIAERSYMPALDTLLQMIKDNGKAFKVAFSLSGVGIEQLEMHAPQVLEKLQELNNTGCVEFLAEPYSHGLASLANEESFKSEVKRQAQKIKEYFGQTPKILRNSSLIYSDDIGLIASQMGFKGMLTEGAKHVLGWKSPHYVYNCALAPNLKLLLRDVKLSDDISLRFNNSDWDGYPLFADTYMAQIVALPEEEQVIGIFMNLSALGIEQPLSSNILEFFKALPVCAKQQGITFSTPTEICMKLKSVDNLYVPDTLSWMDEERDVSTWLGNPMQREAFNKLYSIADRVRIANDPRINQDWDYLQASDNFRFMSTKPSRVGMDRGIYDSPFDAFTNYMNILGDFLNRVNTLYPADIDNEELNSLLTTIRNQGDEIEMRTNDISNLQAKVDKLEVEGDKLRAQLEKKSSAKKATTSKTAAKKPVKKTSAKKAVKAVAEEVKAK
- a CDS encoding glycosyltransferase family 4 protein, encoding MKVLMFGWEYPPHVYGGLATANFGISEGLHAQGDVETILCLPHPFGDEDHTYAEIVAMNHVPIAYRELGYDYVKSRLGNIMSPELYYKLREHIYADFNYMNVNDLGAMDFAGGYPSNLHEEINNYSIIAGVVARTYDFDIIHAHDWLTYPAGIHAKRVSGKPLCIHVHATDFDRSRGKVNPTVYGIEKDGMDNADCIMCVSELTRQTVINQYHQDPRKVFTVHNAVYPLPQEIVDIPRPDHKGKEKIVTFLGRLTMQKGPEYFVEAANMVLHRTRNVRFCMAGSGDMMDQMIYLAAERGIADRLHFPGFMRGKQVYECLKASDVYVMPSVSEPFGISPLEAMQCGTPSIISKQSGCAEILSNCIKVDYWDIHALADAIYSICHNESLFDYLSVEGKREVDQITWEKVGAWIRELYLRTLGWQ
- a CDS encoding glycogen debranching enzyme N-terminal domain-containing protein, with protein sequence MSYLKFEKALMTNLQDSLPRELLRTNRSGAYSCSTIVDCNTRKYHGLLVVPVPELDDENHVLLSSLDPTVIQHGASFNLGLHKYQGNNFSPQGHKYIREFDCDTVPTTLYRVGGVLLKKEVVFQHYEDRILIRYTLLEAHSKTTLQFRPFLAFRSVRQFTHENGAANRSYEVVDNGISTCMYAGYPSLFMQFSKKNEFHFEPYWYRGLEYPKEQERGYASNEDLYVPGYFEMNISKGESIVFAASTAECRTSTLKNLFDKEVESRSPRDNFFHCLVNAAHQFHNRTKNDERYILAGYPWFKCRARDQFIALPGLTLSIEEQDYFELVMETAAKGLREFMEGKPLSVKIYEMEKPDVPLWCVWAIQQYAKEAGKERCRKLYMGLIRDIVDYLLASKHPNLTLDTNGLLYADAKGEAITWMNSMNNGQPVVPRSGYIVEFNALWYNALRFTAAMEMESGNEERANELDALAEKCKVSFVETFLNEYGYLYDYVDGRMVDWSVRPNMVFAVALDYSPLDQKQRRGVLDVCTRELLTPKGLRSLSPKSGGYNPMYTGPQSQRDLAYHQGTAWPWLGGFYLEACLKLYKQTRLSFVERQLVGYEDEMINHCLSTLPELFDGNPPFNGRGAISFAMNVAEVLRTLELLEKYKF
- a CDS encoding diacylglycerol/lipid kinase family protein, which encodes MVEEGRWGIIYCPKGGLLGNPVKRWEQAERCLQAHNIQYDMVQSENPRSVDRLVRMLISNGYKTIIIYGGDSALNDAVNYLMLLEPEERERITLGVIPNGVLNDFAHFWGFDESHLEQTIVWLKQKRVRRVDVGCIHYENKKNERCRRYFLNCVNIGMVANIMSLRRRLRHLFISRTISFILSCFLLMFQRMDYFMSLKINADSIKQRLMTVCIGNAQGYGQTPNAVPYNGLLDVSIVSQPKLWQAMEGMYLLLRDKILNHRNVMPYRTQELSGQIAEHTPVSVDGRRLNGTPVGTFTIGVEKEVINFLIPD
- the miaA gene encoding tRNA (adenosine(37)-N6)-dimethylallyltransferase MiaA — its product is MKNEQIGEGTAAGIALDKRMITILGPTASGKTELAAHLAARLNAEIISADSRQVYRGMDIGTGKDLADYTVEGHAIPYHLIDICEPGTKYNLFRYQQDFLDSYEDIRSRGVLPILCGGTGLYIEAVLKGYSLSPVPQNPELRKALEEKSLEELTAMLVELKKKNHSVMHNKTDVDSCQRAIRAIEIETYNLTKPTEERQCPPIESLIIGVDIDREARRKKITNRLKARLEEGMVGEVEGLLKQGIPAEDLIYYGLEYKFVTEYLIGKLSYNEMFRQLEIAIHQFAKRQMTWFRGMERRGFTIHWVNAAQKMEDKVEEILSLW